In Methanobacterium paludis, the following proteins share a genomic window:
- a CDS encoding tRNA (cytidine(56)-2'-O)-methyltransferase, protein MKVNVLRLDHRRGRDARITTHVCLTARAFGASKVIISGGEDKNIMESVRDVAKRWGGSFEVEYRKDWENLIEEWKTAGGEIVHLTMYGEPVQKITKKIKESPKDKLIVVGGAKVPTEVYEEAEWNVSVTTQPHSEVAALAIFLHTLFEGKEYDLDFEGGKLEVLPTAHGKRILTKDKKNEIHE, encoded by the coding sequence ATGAAAGTTAACGTTTTAAGACTTGATCACAGAAGAGGTAGAGACGCAAGGATAACAACACACGTATGTCTCACAGCAAGAGCTTTCGGAGCATCAAAAGTAATTATAAGCGGAGGTGAAGATAAAAATATTATGGAAAGCGTGAGGGACGTTGCAAAAAGATGGGGAGGAAGTTTTGAAGTTGAATATCGTAAAGATTGGGAAAACCTTATTGAAGAATGGAAAACTGCTGGCGGTGAAATAGTGCACTTAACCATGTACGGAGAACCTGTGCAAAAAATTACAAAAAAAATAAAGGAGTCTCCAAAGGACAAACTCATAGTAGTTGGAGGTGCAAAGGTTCCAACCGAAGTTTATGAAGAAGCAGAGTGGAATGTGTCCGTGACAACACAACCCCATTCAGAAGTTGCAGCCCTCGCGATCTTTCTTCACACGTTATTTGAGGGAAAAGAGTATGATCTGGACTTTGAAGGAGGTAAACTTGAAGTATTACCAACAGCCCATGGTAAAAGAATTTTAACAAAAGATAAAAAGAATGAAATCCATGAATAA
- a CDS encoding PQQ-dependent sugar dehydrogenase has translation MNRKIILITIVLFLLVLLSFMLFSPKPMNQSENETEVLAQNLDTPWAMDFLPNDAIIFTQRGGKVSTLDKNGVKTVGDINVIQNGESGLLGIAVDPQFAENRYVYLYYTSDSGNRVSRFVLKDKLENETVLIDNIPSAQIHNGGRIKFGPDGELYVTTGDASNGTSAQDKNSLAGKILRLNKDGSVPADNPFNNYVYSYSHRDPQGIAWNTQNGTLYESEHGNVRNDEINIITMGSNYGWPIHEGNGTFQGYVSPIRCYTEFTLAPSGIAFYKNNLYVAGLRGNQLRKVSLSEDGKTVVGEQALFTDLGRIRDVVEHNGYLYICTSNRDGRGIPKIADDKIIRIKVD, from the coding sequence ATGAATAGAAAAATCATATTGATAACTATTGTTCTTTTTTTGCTAGTTTTACTATCCTTTATGCTATTTTCCCCAAAACCCATGAATCAAAGTGAAAATGAAACAGAGGTATTGGCTCAAAACCTTGACACGCCATGGGCAATGGATTTTTTACCCAACGACGCCATAATATTTACGCAAAGGGGTGGAAAGGTCAGCACGCTCGATAAGAATGGTGTGAAAACTGTTGGGGATATTAATGTTATCCAAAACGGAGAATCTGGACTTCTGGGAATTGCTGTTGACCCTCAGTTTGCAGAAAACAGGTACGTCTATTTGTACTACACATCTGACAGCGGAAATAGGGTTTCCAGATTCGTGTTAAAGGATAAACTCGAAAATGAAACAGTGCTGATTGATAATATTCCCTCTGCCCAGATTCATAACGGTGGCAGGATAAAATTCGGGCCTGATGGAGAACTCTACGTAACAACCGGTGATGCATCCAATGGAACGTCTGCCCAGGATAAAAATTCCCTTGCAGGTAAAATACTCCGGCTCAACAAGGACGGATCTGTACCTGCAGATAACCCCTTTAACAACTATGTGTACAGTTACAGCCACAGAGATCCACAGGGAATTGCATGGAACACTCAAAACGGTACTTTATATGAATCAGAACATGGTAACGTGCGTAATGATGAAATAAACATTATAACAATGGGTTCAAATTATGGATGGCCAATTCACGAGGGAAATGGCACCTTCCAGGGATATGTAAGTCCCATTCGATGTTACACAGAGTTCACCCTTGCACCGTCTGGCATAGCATTTTATAAAAATAACCTCTATGTTGCAGGGCTTCGAGGCAACCAGCTTAGAAAGGTAAGTCTTTCAGAGGATGGAAAAACTGTTGTGGGAGAACAAGCACTTTTCACAGACCTTGGAAGAATTAGGGATGTTGTGGAACATAATGGTTACTTATATATTTGCACAAGTAACAGGGACGGTAGAGGAATACCTAAAATTGCTGATGACAAGATCATACGGATTAAAGTCGATTAA
- the upp gene encoding uracil phosphoribosyltransferase: MIKKVDHLLVQEKLTKIREKGINSVHFRAGMIEIGRLISYKFANTLEAETIQVETPLGTSEGIKIKDKEDIVVVNVLRAAIPLVEGVMRVFSEAKCGVVGAWRSDDPPFNVTVGYIRISEVQDKIVVVADPMLATGNTMNAILDEIKKHGTPKRLVIFNVIASKDGIKKVLKNHPEVEIYTCSVEKKLNKEGYIVPGLGDAGDIAFGKPCN; this comes from the coding sequence ATGATAAAAAAGGTGGACCACCTACTTGTCCAGGAAAAACTCACCAAAATAAGGGAAAAGGGGATCAACAGCGTCCACTTCAGGGCAGGAATGATTGAAATTGGAAGGTTGATAAGTTACAAGTTTGCAAATACTCTTGAAGCCGAAACCATACAAGTTGAAACTCCCCTTGGAACTTCCGAGGGTATAAAAATAAAAGATAAAGAGGACATTGTGGTTGTAAACGTTTTAAGAGCCGCAATTCCTTTGGTTGAAGGTGTTATGAGGGTTTTCAGCGAAGCAAAATGTGGAGTGGTAGGTGCATGGCGCAGTGATGACCCCCCATTCAACGTGACTGTTGGCTACATCCGAATATCCGAAGTTCAGGATAAAATAGTTGTTGTGGCGGATCCAATGCTTGCAACCGGGAACACCATGAATGCAATCCTTGATGAAATAAAAAAACATGGAACTCCCAAAAGACTTGTCATATTCAATGTAATAGCCTCAAAGGACGGAATAAAAAAAGTACTGAAGAACCATCCCGAAGTTGAGATATACACATGCTCTGTTGAGAAAAAACTTAACAAAGAGGGATATATCGTTCCAGGCCTTGGAGATGCTGGAGATATTGCCTTTGGGAAGCCTTGCAATTGA
- a CDS encoding fumarate hydratase C-terminal domain-containing protein → MKQIKTPITDDIIQDLKIGDKIELYGTIFTGRDAALPKLVKSILNGEKLPDLPGSAIMHTAVSRAGISPTTSNKEEIEENIPFLAKSGVKMHIGKGALGEKTVEALNKYKSIFVVTPPAAALLTSRLISREVAAFPEEGMEAIYKLEVRGIPCIVAVAHGESIY, encoded by the coding sequence ATAAAACAGATAAAAACCCCAATAACCGATGATATCATACAGGATCTCAAAATAGGGGATAAAATTGAATTATATGGCACAATATTTACGGGTCGTGACGCTGCACTGCCAAAACTTGTAAAATCAATCTTAAATGGTGAAAAACTTCCTGATCTTCCGGGTTCGGCCATAATGCATACTGCAGTGAGCCGTGCGGGTATATCCCCAACAACCAGCAATAAGGAAGAAATAGAAGAAAACATACCATTTCTTGCAAAATCAGGAGTTAAAATGCACATAGGCAAAGGTGCACTTGGAGAGAAAACTGTTGAAGCGTTAAATAAATATAAATCAATCTTCGTTGTGACGCCACCAGCCGCAGCACTTTTAACAAGTAGGTTAATATCCCGTGAAGTTGCAGCATTCCCTGAGGAGGGTATGGAAGCCATTTACAAACTTGAGGTTCGTGGAATTCCATGTATTGTTGCAGTGGCCCATGGTGAATCAATTTACTGA
- the mfnA gene encoding tyrosine decarboxylase MfnA, which translates to MEDKGISKKEVFDDLKEFKKQDMNYRSGRILGSMCTCPHPVGVEAYTMFLESNLGDPGLFKGTKAMEDDVITMLGELLGKRDVCGHIITGGTEANIMAMRAARNSARILKGIRDPEIIVPKSAHFSFKKAADMLCLKLREADLDENYCMDMDSVKELLTDKTVAVVGVAGTTELGKVDPIEELSKICYKKNIYLHVDAAFAGFSIPFLNEMGYNFPKFDFNLPGVCSITIDPHKMGLAPIPTGGILFREKRYLKAMSVETPYLTEDRQSTIVGTRTGASTAATWALMKYMGREGYRKVAGKCMELTGTLAQGIRESGFKLVTEPQLNIVAFQSGNMSPDEIADLLKEKGWAVSIASYPRAIRIIVMPHLKEEHIKTFLMDLKDINHGS; encoded by the coding sequence ATGGAAGACAAGGGAATATCGAAAAAAGAAGTGTTTGATGACCTCAAAGAGTTCAAAAAGCAGGACATGAATTACAGATCAGGTAGAATACTGGGTTCAATGTGCACCTGCCCTCATCCTGTGGGAGTTGAAGCTTACACCATGTTTCTGGAATCCAATCTAGGAGATCCGGGTCTTTTCAAGGGAACGAAGGCCATGGAAGATGATGTAATAACCATGCTGGGTGAGCTGCTTGGAAAAAGGGATGTGTGTGGGCATATAATAACCGGTGGAACTGAGGCCAACATAATGGCAATGAGAGCCGCAAGAAATTCTGCCAGGATCCTGAAGGGAATAAGGGACCCAGAAATAATAGTCCCAAAATCAGCCCACTTCTCCTTCAAAAAGGCGGCAGATATGCTTTGTCTCAAGCTCCGCGAAGCAGATCTTGATGAGAATTACTGTATGGACATGGACTCAGTTAAGGAGTTATTAACGGATAAAACCGTTGCAGTTGTGGGAGTTGCAGGAACTACCGAGCTTGGTAAAGTAGATCCAATTGAAGAACTTTCAAAAATATGTTACAAAAAAAACATTTATCTTCATGTTGACGCTGCATTTGCAGGATTTTCAATTCCATTTTTAAATGAAATGGGTTACAATTTTCCTAAATTTGATTTCAACCTTCCAGGTGTTTGTTCTATAACCATAGATCCACATAAAATGGGCTTGGCTCCAATACCAACGGGAGGAATTCTATTCAGGGAAAAAAGGTATTTAAAGGCTATGAGTGTAGAAACTCCATATCTAACTGAGGATAGGCAGTCTACAATTGTGGGAACACGTACTGGGGCTTCAACAGCTGCAACATGGGCTTTGATGAAGTATATGGGAAGAGAAGGTTACAGAAAAGTTGCAGGAAAGTGCATGGAACTTACAGGTACTTTAGCTCAAGGAATCAGGGAATCTGGCTTCAAACTTGTTACAGAGCCCCAGCTTAACATCGTGGCATTTCAATCAGGTAATATGTCACCCGATGAAATTGCAGATCTGTTGAAGGAGAAGGGATGGGCAGTTTCAATAGCCTCTTACCCAAGGGCCATAAGGATCATAGTAATGCCCCATCTAAAAGAAGAGCATATAAAAACGTTTTTAATGGATCTTAAGGATATAAATCATGGATCTTAA
- the ppsA gene encoding phosphoenolpyruvate synthase — translation MKYVEFFEELRKEDVAVAGGKGANLGELTHAGIPVPPGFVVTSRTYDKFMKETGIFDEIMDILDALDVNNNKQLQEASRSIKKIMVNTEMPDEIKTIIIEAYNALCVRIGKENVYVAVRSSATAEDLPEASFAGQQDTYLNVRGVDDVVSYVQQCWASLFESRAIFYREENNFDHSKVYIAVVVQEMVDAEKAGVMFTVHPSTGEDKILIEAAWGLGEAVVSGSVTPDTCWVDKKTGEILDYQISTKNIMFKRDTGAGRTLQTDVPDDMKNKRVLSPYEIANLTELGKRIQDHYQFPQDTEWAIEKGKIFLLQSRPVTTLGKTARESESKESEGERIIVTKGLGASPGMASGAVKIVKNPDELDKIELGDIMVTVMTTPDMVPAMKRASGVITDEGGVTCHAAIVSRELGIPSVVGTGDATKILKENSVVTLDGRKGFVFEGKIKDESEEATKGSAGQTTVIQQQSILTVTDVKVNVSMPEAAKKAAETGADGVGLLRTEHMMLAMGVHPKKFIREGREDELVKALVENILKVADTFYPKTVWYRTLDAPTDEFQSLEGGEDEPYEHNPMLGWRGIRRELDEPEILIAEFKAIKKLHEQGYTNIGIMLPLLQHPDELRKAKKIAESVGLKPQKNIEFGMMVETPAAALTIEDFIAEGLDFVSFGTNDLTQYTLAIDRNNENVAELYNERHPAVMKLIKRVIIKCNEAGVKTSICGQAGSMPDVVEKLVELGITSVSANTDAIPAVRETVARVEKKLLLKAARKLIQE, via the coding sequence ATGAAGTATGTCGAGTTTTTTGAAGAGCTGAGAAAGGAAGATGTTGCAGTTGCCGGTGGAAAAGGAGCAAATCTTGGAGAGTTAACCCATGCAGGAATACCTGTACCCCCGGGTTTTGTTGTAACATCCAGAACCTATGATAAATTCATGAAAGAAACAGGAATCTTCGATGAAATAATGGACATTCTTGATGCTTTGGACGTTAACAATAACAAGCAGCTTCAGGAAGCTTCACGCAGTATCAAGAAGATAATGGTAAATACTGAAATGCCTGACGAGATAAAGACAATTATAATAGAAGCTTACAATGCTTTATGCGTCAGAATTGGTAAAGAAAATGTTTATGTTGCGGTTAGATCCTCTGCGACTGCTGAAGATCTTCCGGAAGCTTCATTTGCAGGGCAACAGGACACATACCTTAATGTTAGGGGTGTGGATGATGTTGTAAGTTACGTTCAACAATGTTGGGCATCTCTTTTTGAATCCCGTGCTATCTTTTATAGGGAAGAGAATAACTTCGATCACTCCAAGGTTTACATAGCTGTGGTTGTTCAGGAAATGGTTGACGCCGAAAAAGCGGGTGTAATGTTCACTGTACATCCTTCAACAGGTGAAGATAAAATTTTAATCGAAGCGGCATGGGGGCTTGGAGAAGCAGTTGTTTCAGGATCCGTTACTCCTGACACGTGCTGGGTTGATAAAAAAACAGGTGAAATTTTAGATTACCAGATCAGCACTAAAAATATCATGTTCAAGAGGGATACAGGAGCCGGCAGGACACTTCAAACCGATGTTCCAGATGATATGAAAAACAAGAGAGTTTTAAGTCCTTATGAAATAGCAAACCTCACAGAACTTGGAAAGAGGATCCAGGATCATTACCAGTTCCCACAGGATACAGAATGGGCTATAGAGAAAGGTAAAATATTCCTGCTACAATCAAGGCCAGTAACAACCCTTGGTAAAACAGCAAGAGAATCTGAATCAAAAGAATCTGAAGGTGAAAGAATTATAGTAACCAAAGGACTTGGAGCAAGCCCTGGAATGGCATCTGGAGCAGTTAAAATAGTTAAAAACCCTGATGAACTCGATAAAATTGAGTTAGGTGACATAATGGTCACTGTTATGACAACACCAGACATGGTTCCTGCAATGAAAAGGGCCAGTGGAGTAATAACAGATGAAGGTGGTGTAACCTGTCACGCTGCCATAGTTTCAAGGGAACTTGGAATACCTTCAGTTGTTGGAACAGGAGATGCAACCAAGATCCTTAAAGAAAATTCAGTTGTAACTTTGGACGGTCGTAAAGGGTTTGTATTTGAAGGCAAAATCAAGGACGAAAGTGAAGAGGCAACCAAAGGATCTGCAGGACAAACCACTGTCATCCAGCAGCAGTCAATATTAACTGTTACAGATGTTAAAGTCAACGTAAGCATGCCAGAGGCTGCTAAAAAAGCTGCAGAAACCGGTGCAGATGGTGTGGGACTTTTAAGAACGGAACATATGATGCTTGCAATGGGTGTGCATCCTAAAAAGTTCATAAGAGAAGGAAGAGAGGACGAACTTGTAAAAGCACTTGTAGAAAACATACTAAAAGTTGCTGATACATTTTACCCAAAAACAGTCTGGTACAGGACACTAGACGCCCCAACAGATGAGTTCCAATCACTTGAAGGCGGAGAAGACGAACCATACGAACACAACCCAATGCTTGGATGGAGAGGAATCCGCAGAGAACTTGACGAACCTGAAATTCTCATAGCAGAGTTCAAAGCCATAAAAAAACTCCATGAACAGGGATACACAAATATCGGAATCATGTTACCACTTCTACAGCACCCAGATGAGCTCCGTAAAGCTAAAAAAATAGCAGAATCTGTAGGTTTAAAACCACAAAAAAACATTGAGTTCGGGATGATGGTTGAAACACCAGCAGCAGCCCTTACAATAGAGGACTTCATAGCTGAGGGATTGGATTTCGTAAGCTTCGGAACCAACGACCTTACACAGTACACACTTGCAATCGACAGGAACAACGAGAACGTTGCAGAACTCTACAACGAAAGACATCCTGCAGTGATGAAGCTCATAAAACGTGTTATTATAAAATGTAACGAGGCCGGAGTCAAAACCAGTATCTGCGGACAGGCAGGAAGCATGCCAGATGTTGTTGAAAAATTGGTTGAACTTGGAATCACCAGCGTATCAGCAAACACCGATGCAATTCCAGCTGTAAGAGAAACTGTGGCTCGTGTTGAGAAGAAATTACTTCTTAAAGCTGCAAGGAAACTCATACAGGAATAA
- the rplJ gene encoding 50S ribosomal protein L16, with amino-acid sequence MVRAYTRKDYIRKIPASRIVQYDMGNLSGEFPLKLSLAVKERAQLSHNALEAARIASNRYMQRKAGRLGYHLKIRVYPHHIVRENPMATGAGADRVQSGMRGAFGKAVSSVAIVDADQKVLTIKANKKNFKDAKEALKRAAMKFPVPCRIVIDEGEELVR; translated from the coding sequence ATGGTTAGAGCATACACTAGAAAAGATTATATAAGGAAGATTCCTGCTTCAAGGATAGTTCAATATGATATGGGAAACCTCTCAGGAGAATTCCCTCTAAAACTTAGTTTGGCTGTAAAAGAAAGGGCACAGTTATCTCACAATGCACTGGAGGCAGCAAGGATAGCTTCAAACAGATATATGCAGAGAAAAGCTGGTAGGCTGGGTTACCACCTTAAGATAAGGGTTTATCCGCACCACATTGTCAGGGAAAATCCAATGGCCACAGGAGCCGGAGCTGATAGGGTTCAGAGCGGTATGAGGGGAGCATTTGGAAAAGCAGTAAGTTCCGTTGCCATCGTTGATGCAGATCAAAAGGTTTTAACAATTAAAGCAAACAAGAAAAACTTCAAAGATGCAAAAGAAGCATTAAAAAGGGCTGCAATGAAATTTCCAGTACCATGCAGAATTGTAATTGATGAAGGCGAAGAATTAGTAAGATAA
- a CDS encoding ATP-binding protein, translating to MKIAVTGKGGVGKTSLAGTLACILSQNYKVFAIDADPDMNLASSLGIHDKITPISHMKDLIRNRTGAEPGTSFGEVFKINPKISDLPDSLSINYDSEGRLKLLVMGTVEKGGEGCICPASVLLKALMRNLILKKDEIIIMDMEAGIEHLGRKTAEAVDIMIIIVEPGLKSLETAERIKKLARDIGIRKISCIINKASNHEQEEFLIKKLKEIDLEVIGKIPRDDCVIMADMEGKALVDYPDSTALKSIKKIAENILN from the coding sequence ATGAAAATTGCTGTAACTGGAAAAGGAGGAGTTGGAAAAACAAGCCTTGCAGGCACATTGGCATGTATCTTATCACAGAATTATAAGGTATTTGCCATCGATGCAGATCCAGACATGAACCTGGCATCAAGCCTTGGAATACACGACAAAATAACTCCAATATCTCATATGAAAGATTTAATAAGGAATAGAACCGGCGCAGAACCAGGAACATCCTTTGGAGAAGTTTTCAAGATAAATCCAAAGATCTCAGACCTTCCAGATTCTCTATCCATAAATTACGATTCTGAAGGCCGTTTAAAGCTCCTGGTCATGGGGACAGTGGAAAAAGGAGGAGAAGGATGTATTTGTCCAGCTTCAGTATTATTAAAGGCACTTATGCGTAATTTAATCCTTAAAAAGGATGAAATAATTATAATGGATATGGAAGCAGGTATAGAACATCTCGGCAGAAAGACAGCAGAAGCTGTTGACATTATGATAATCATTGTAGAACCCGGCCTCAAATCCCTTGAAACTGCAGAGCGTATAAAAAAACTTGCAAGAGACATTGGAATCAGGAAGATATCCTGCATTATAAATAAGGCTTCAAATCACGAACAGGAAGAGTTCCTGATTAAAAAGCTGAAAGAAATTGATCTTGAGGTCATTGGGAAAATTCCTCGTGATGATTGTGTTATAATGGCAGATATGGAAGGTAAAGCACTTGTTGATTATCCAGATTCAACTGCTCTAAAATCCATCAAGAAAATTGCAGAAAATATTTTAAACTAG
- a CDS encoding KEOPS complex subunit Pcc1, producing MKINARITFKYKTSDNAKTAFKSLKPDNIGFIDSYKDNNCFICNLNGDSVGTVLATADDLLFCEMMVERITEFVEEQFEN from the coding sequence ATGAAGATCAACGCAAGAATAACATTTAAATATAAAACATCAGATAATGCAAAAACTGCATTTAAATCATTGAAACCAGATAATATAGGATTTATAGATTCTTACAAAGATAATAATTGTTTTATTTGTAATTTAAATGGTGATTCTGTTGGAACAGTTCTTGCAACAGCAGACGACCTTCTTTTTTGCGAGATGATGGTTGAGAGGATCACCGAATTTGTAGAAGAGCAATTTGAAAATTGA
- a CDS encoding peptidylprolyl isomerase, whose protein sequence is MPVKNGEFIKLEYTGKVQETGDVFDTTDEKVAEEAGISTENKTYGAIPIVVGAGHLLKGLDEAIIDMEEGVDKTVELSPEEGFGLRDPKLVQLIPMGEFRKQGLKPQVGMVITSEGVSGKIRSVSGGRVRVDFNHELAGKNLEYTIKVAEIIDDDIEKIKSLIELHYPTQNLDSDKHDIKIEDGIVKIAMDEMAKFDKKPYADVTFARFRIARDIWENMENVEKVEFVDAFEKKVPETEPETAEETSTEEVAEEVLTEKVEEKTSEEAPEEVLPENVEEKKEE, encoded by the coding sequence ATGCCAGTGAAAAATGGAGAATTTATAAAATTAGAGTACACAGGAAAGGTTCAAGAGACAGGTGACGTCTTTGACACAACCGATGAAAAGGTGGCAGAAGAAGCTGGAATTTCAACTGAGAATAAAACTTACGGTGCAATACCAATAGTCGTAGGTGCAGGACACCTCCTCAAAGGGCTTGACGAAGCAATTATTGACATGGAAGAAGGAGTAGATAAAACAGTCGAACTCTCTCCAGAAGAAGGATTTGGATTAAGAGACCCAAAACTTGTACAACTCATACCAATGGGAGAATTCCGTAAACAAGGTTTAAAACCTCAAGTCGGAATGGTTATCACTTCAGAAGGAGTTTCAGGTAAAATAAGAAGTGTAAGCGGTGGAAGAGTCAGGGTTGACTTCAACCATGAACTTGCAGGAAAAAACCTTGAGTACACCATCAAAGTAGCGGAAATCATTGACGATGACATCGAGAAAATCAAAAGTCTGATAGAACTTCACTACCCAACACAAAACCTAGACTCAGATAAACACGATATCAAAATAGAAGACGGAATAGTTAAAATCGCCATGGATGAAATGGCTAAATTTGACAAAAAACCATACGCAGACGTAACCTTTGCAAGATTTAGAATAGCAAGGGATATCTGGGAGAACATGGAAAACGTTGAGAAAGTAGAATTTGTGGATGCCTTTGAGAAAAAAGTTCCTGAGACAGAACCAGAAACTGCTGAAGAAACTTCAACAGAAGAAGTAGCTGAAGAAGTTTTAACAGAGAAAGTTGAAGAAAAAACCTCTGAAGAAGCACCTGAAGAAGTTTTGCCTGAAAACGTTGAAGAGAAAAAAGAGGAATAA
- a CDS encoding nucleotidyltransferase family protein, with product MLKREEFVKNIISKDKKIFKKDLEIEPEYGEPESDVKIMADFTEYSPLHKGHRHCMIEAKKLVPDGIFTAVVPGLFERNGRGTPYIMTRQARAESAVAIGADIVVEGPPMGIMGSGQYSLCLARMFKALDADYIPRGYKPFDGFDVILRRINEGAGVAPKPYKIVDMGTKEILLEGKLDEDNYVIVSLSKSLKKIGFDFKDKFIFIKRVEGVSGTKIRETVLSGDMLLAEDMLPHETIEILKREMDNGRAPLHDVRDVENILKRVNESSTEHLRSLALIDDRTARALVNNRPFKTVYGVEKSILQGFSRHHRQRVLSSLEAGVFKDVVHRYIDRYPSVIRILNYKNKEVLKEFQKRIPHRRLEICQ from the coding sequence ATGCTTAAAAGGGAAGAATTCGTTAAAAACATCATTTCAAAGGATAAAAAAATCTTTAAAAAAGATTTAGAAATCGAACCAGAATATGGGGAACCTGAAAGTGATGTTAAAATAATGGCAGATTTTACAGAGTATTCACCACTTCACAAGGGCCACAGACACTGTATGATAGAGGCAAAAAAGCTGGTTCCAGATGGAATATTCACGGCCGTTGTTCCAGGACTCTTTGAGCGAAATGGAAGAGGTACTCCTTATATCATGACCCGGCAGGCTCGAGCAGAATCCGCAGTTGCTATTGGGGCTGATATTGTGGTTGAAGGGCCACCAATGGGTATTATGGGTTCGGGCCAGTATTCCTTATGTCTTGCTAGGATGTTCAAGGCCCTAGATGCAGACTACATACCCAGGGGTTACAAACCCTTCGATGGTTTTGATGTGATACTCCGGAGGATAAATGAAGGGGCTGGTGTTGCCCCAAAACCATATAAAATTGTGGACATGGGGACTAAAGAAATATTACTTGAAGGCAAACTTGATGAGGATAACTATGTCATTGTATCACTTTCAAAATCTCTTAAAAAAATAGGTTTTGATTTTAAGGATAAATTCATCTTTATAAAACGTGTTGAAGGTGTAAGCGGCACTAAAATCAGAGAAACTGTTCTTTCAGGTGATATGTTGCTTGCTGAAGATATGCTGCCCCATGAAACCATTGAGATTTTAAAAAGAGAGATGGATAATGGAAGGGCACCGTTACATGATGTGAGGGATGTGGAGAACATATTAAAACGTGTGAATGAAAGTTCTACAGAACATCTCAGATCCCTTGCACTGATTGATGACAGGACAGCTAGAGCTCTTGTGAATAACAGACCATTTAAAACTGTTTATGGTGTTGAAAAATCTATTTTACAGGGTTTTAGTAGACATCACCGCCAGAGGGTTCTATCTTCACTGGAGGCTGGTGTTTTTAAGGATGTCGTACATAGATATATAGACAGATACCCATCTGTAATACGTATATTAAACTATAAGAATAAAGAAGTTCTAAAAGAATTTCAAAAAAGAATACCACACAGGAGGCTAGAGATATGCCAGTGA